From a region of the Neobacillus niacini genome:
- a CDS encoding aminotransferase class I/II-fold pyridoxal phosphate-dependent enzyme, which produces MNKQTRIPLYEALIHYKNTNEISFHVPGHKSGVVLNQQSQNIFKELLKIDATEISGLDDLHSPEGVIKEAEELLAALYQVKKSFFLVNGSTVGNLAMILSVCEKDDVILVQRNCHKSVLNAIKLAKARPVFLEPEYNSEWKTSTGVAEKIVEKAISLYPNAKAVVLTYPNYYGMVYDLKSIIDLAHLKNIPVLVDEAHGPHFIIGEPFPAPAIQLGADMVVHSAHKTLPAMTMGSYLHINSERVNLDKVKDYLQMLQSSSPSYVIMASLDIARNYLATYHRNDLEYLKQEILDFKKELSAIQSIKVLEYPNPPGDPLKITIQSRSKLSGFELQKRFEELGIYTELADPLNVLFILPLLKENQDYPLVRAGRKIKALLEEIPYHPIENETLVSTGKISELAISHDKLSNMGKQLIPISEAAGQVCAETIIPYPPGIPLLLMGEFITEEKVKQLTQLINTGARFQGGSFLDLNQINIVRTSY; this is translated from the coding sequence ATGAATAAACAAACTCGAATTCCGTTATACGAAGCATTGATTCACTATAAAAATACAAATGAAATATCATTTCACGTTCCTGGCCATAAGTCTGGAGTTGTTTTGAACCAACAATCCCAAAATATCTTTAAGGAACTACTGAAAATTGACGCCACAGAAATATCCGGCTTGGATGATTTGCACTCCCCTGAAGGCGTGATTAAAGAGGCTGAGGAGCTCTTAGCTGCGCTATATCAGGTCAAGAAAAGTTTTTTCTTGGTAAATGGATCAACTGTCGGTAATTTAGCGATGATCCTGTCAGTTTGTGAGAAGGATGATGTTATCCTTGTTCAACGAAATTGCCATAAGTCTGTATTAAATGCTATTAAGTTAGCTAAGGCCAGACCCGTTTTTTTAGAACCTGAATATAATTCAGAATGGAAAACATCAACTGGTGTTGCAGAAAAAATTGTGGAAAAAGCCATTTCCCTCTATCCAAATGCGAAAGCGGTTGTTTTAACCTATCCAAATTATTATGGTATGGTATATGATTTAAAAAGTATCATTGACCTTGCACATCTTAAAAACATACCTGTATTAGTAGATGAGGCACATGGTCCTCATTTTATTATTGGTGAGCCCTTTCCGGCACCCGCAATTCAATTAGGGGCAGATATGGTTGTGCACTCAGCACATAAAACATTGCCGGCCATGACTATGGGTTCTTATTTACATATAAACAGTGAACGAGTCAACCTCGATAAGGTGAAGGACTACCTGCAAATGCTTCAGTCTAGCAGCCCATCATACGTTATCATGGCTTCACTGGATATAGCCAGAAACTATTTAGCAACGTATCATCGAAACGATTTAGAATACCTAAAACAAGAAATATTGGATTTTAAAAAAGAGCTTTCAGCGATCCAAAGCATTAAGGTACTAGAGTATCCTAACCCACCCGGGGATCCATTAAAAATAACCATACAGTCAAGGTCTAAGTTAAGTGGATTTGAACTCCAGAAAAGATTTGAAGAGCTAGGAATCTATACCGAATTAGCAGATCCACTTAATGTCCTATTTATCCTTCCCTTATTGAAGGAAAACCAGGACTATCCATTAGTAAGAGCAGGTAGAAAAATAAAAGCGCTGCTAGAGGAAATACCTTATCATCCAATTGAGAATGAAACTTTAGTTAGTACAGGAAAGATATCTGAGTTAGCAATTTCCCATGACAAGTTGTCTAATATGGGGAAACAGCTAATACCCATTTCGGAAGCAGCGGGGCAGGTATGTGCAGAGACGATTATTCCATACCCGCCGGGAATTCCTCTTCTGTTAATGGGGGAGTTCATTACGGAGGAAAAGGTGAAGCAGCTAACGCAGCTAATCAATACCGGAGCGAGATTTCAAGGAGGTTCCTTCCTAGACTTAAATCAAATTAACATAGTAAGAACAAGTTATTAA
- a CDS encoding sigma factor G inhibitor Gin produces MEVVWLSSVAHSHYHETCVICEDLKPKGIHLYTSFICTDCEKDLIQTETHDPKYKYYLKQLKKITTPEIFS; encoded by the coding sequence ATGGAGGTGGTGTGGTTGAGTTCAGTAGCACATAGTCATTATCACGAAACATGCGTTATATGTGAAGATCTAAAACCAAAAGGGATACATCTATATACTTCGTTTATCTGTACTGATTGTGAAAAAGACTTAATTCAAACAGAAACACATGATCCAAAATATAAATATTATCTAAAACAGTTAAAGAAAATAACAACACCAGAAATTTTTTCATAA
- a CDS encoding pro-sigmaK processing inhibitor BofA family protein, producing MEPIMIIAISAGLILILLFAGAPFKPARFIGQAVVKLLIGALFLFFLNTAGNSFGIHVPINFATSAVSGFLGIPGLVALAAIQKYII from the coding sequence TTGGAACCAATTATGATTATTGCGATATCAGCCGGGCTTATACTTATTCTTTTGTTTGCTGGGGCTCCCTTTAAGCCAGCAAGGTTTATTGGTCAAGCTGTTGTAAAGTTATTGATCGGCGCACTATTCTTATTCTTTTTAAATACAGCAGGTAATAGTTTTGGGATCCATGTACCAATTAATTTTGCGACATCAGCCGTATCTGGTTTTCTTGGGATTCCAGGATTAGTAGCGTTGGCAGCAATTCAGAAATATATTATTTAA
- a CDS encoding YaaL family protein has translation MFFQRKGWLRKEFDQKLLTQLQEYKEQWQKQKQLLDKSFDPSEEAICQTKITQVKYFFLLREAKERNVSIKR, from the coding sequence ATGTTTTTCCAGCGCAAAGGGTGGCTGCGAAAAGAGTTTGATCAAAAACTTTTAACACAGCTGCAAGAGTATAAAGAACAGTGGCAGAAACAAAAACAATTACTCGACAAAAGTTTTGACCCTTCAGAAGAGGCGATATGCCAGACAAAAATCACCCAAGTAAAGTACTTCTTTCTATTAAGAGAAGCAAAAGAAAGAAATGTAAGCATTAAAAGGTAA
- the recR gene encoding recombination mediator RecR, whose translation MHYPEPISKLIDSFMKLPGIGPKTAARLAFYVLSMKEDTVLDFAKALVNAKRNLTYCSVCGHITDQDPCYICEDQRRDKSTICVVQDPKDVIAMEKMREFNGMYHVLHGAISPMDGIGPEDINIPDLLKRLHDETVQEVILATNPNIEGEATAMYISRLLKPSGIKITRIAHGLPVGGDLEYADEVTLSKALEGRREL comes from the coding sequence ATGCATTATCCAGAACCGATTTCTAAGTTGATTGACAGTTTTATGAAACTGCCTGGTATCGGCCCAAAAACGGCTGCTCGTTTGGCTTTTTATGTATTAAGTATGAAAGAAGATACTGTGCTGGATTTTGCCAAGGCACTTGTAAATGCCAAACGGAATTTAACTTATTGTTCAGTCTGTGGTCATATTACAGATCAGGATCCATGTTATATTTGTGAAGACCAACGGCGAGATAAAAGTACGATTTGTGTTGTTCAAGATCCTAAGGATGTCATTGCAATGGAGAAAATGAGGGAATTTAATGGTATGTACCATGTGTTGCATGGTGCAATTTCACCTATGGATGGAATTGGTCCTGAAGATATCAATATTCCGGATTTGTTAAAACGTCTCCACGATGAAACAGTACAGGAAGTGATTCTAGCAACAAATCCGAATATCGAGGGAGAAGCAACGGCAATGTATATTTCCCGCTTGCTCAAACCATCAGGGATTAAAATCACCCGGATTGCTCATGGTCTCCCAGTCGGCGGAGATCTAGAATATGCCGATGAAGTTACATTATCCAAGGCTCTAGAGGGCAGAAGAGAACTTTAG
- a CDS encoding YbaB/EbfC family nucleoid-associated protein codes for MRGGMGNMQNMMKQMQKMQKKMAEAQEELGQKKIEGTAGGGMVTVIVTGHKEVVDVQIKPEAVDPDDIEMLQDLVLAATNDALKKVEELTNNTMGQFTKGMNLPF; via the coding sequence ATGCGTGGTGGAATGGGTAATATGCAAAATATGATGAAACAAATGCAAAAAATGCAAAAGAAAATGGCTGAAGCACAAGAGGAGTTAGGTCAGAAAAAGATTGAAGGAACAGCAGGCGGCGGTATGGTAACTGTCATAGTAACAGGACACAAAGAAGTCGTGGATGTTCAAATCAAACCTGAAGCAGTGGATCCTGATGACATCGAAATGCTTCAAGATTTAGTCTTGGCGGCAACGAACGACGCGCTAAAAAAGGTAGAAGAGCTCACAAATAATACAATGGGCCAGTTTACAAAGGGAATGAATCTGCCTTTTTAA
- the dnaX gene encoding DNA polymerase III subunit gamma/tau: MAYQALYRVWRPQQFIDVVGQEHVTKTLQNALLQQKISHAYLFNGPRGTGKTSAAKILAKAVNCERAPISEPCNECAACKGITNGTISDVLEFDAASNSRVEEMRDVLDKVKFAPTSVNYKVYIIDEVHMLSISAFNALLKTLEEPPKHVIFILATTEPHKIPLTIISRCQRFDFRRITAQSIVNRMKLIVEETGVKCEEDALKMIARAAEGGMRDALSLLDQAISFSHEEVTVEDALTVTGSVSQGFLNKLARAVMEKDVASGLEALEELLFHGKDPSRFIEDFILYYRDMLLYKTAPNLEESLDRVLLDEEFRQIAEAVPYDQIYQLIELLNKTQQDMRWTNHPRIFLEVAIVKLCQTEAKQIEQMPAGQLSELLKKIEQLEHELQHLKTNGSVMVQEAAPQAAQKPSQRSSRKGFQPAVGRINEVLKNATKNDINQIKSKWGEMRGRLMKSHAALLNEAEPAAASADAFILKFKHEIHCQMAMDNNRFVETITLALQELTGNRYLVLGVPEEQWLSIRENFLSTQHHVEGEVSGSNQEEEPHIAEAKNLFGAEFVEIID; the protein is encoded by the coding sequence GTGGCTTATCAGGCTTTATATCGTGTTTGGCGTCCTCAGCAATTTATTGATGTAGTAGGACAAGAACATGTTACGAAAACATTGCAAAATGCCCTGCTTCAACAAAAAATTTCCCATGCCTATTTATTTAACGGGCCAAGAGGAACAGGTAAAACTAGTGCAGCCAAAATATTGGCTAAAGCAGTAAATTGTGAACGTGCGCCAATTTCTGAACCCTGCAATGAATGTGCTGCATGTAAGGGTATTACCAATGGAACTATATCAGATGTGCTGGAATTTGATGCAGCATCAAACTCCAGAGTGGAAGAAATGCGAGATGTCCTTGATAAAGTAAAGTTCGCTCCAACCTCTGTTAACTACAAGGTCTATATTATAGATGAAGTGCATATGCTATCCATTAGTGCGTTTAATGCCTTGTTAAAAACGTTAGAGGAGCCGCCAAAGCATGTCATCTTCATTTTAGCCACGACTGAGCCGCATAAAATTCCCTTAACGATTATCTCTAGATGTCAACGATTTGATTTTAGACGAATTACAGCACAATCTATAGTAAATAGAATGAAATTAATCGTTGAGGAAACAGGTGTAAAGTGTGAAGAAGACGCCTTAAAAATGATTGCTAGAGCGGCAGAAGGCGGTATGCGTGACGCATTAAGTCTTTTAGATCAAGCTATCTCTTTTAGTCACGAAGAAGTAACTGTTGAAGATGCTTTGACGGTCACCGGCTCCGTTTCGCAAGGATTTCTAAACAAGCTTGCAAGGGCCGTTATGGAAAAGGATGTAGCCAGTGGATTAGAAGCATTAGAAGAATTGTTGTTTCATGGGAAAGATCCATCAAGATTTATTGAGGACTTTATATTGTATTATCGAGATATGCTGCTATATAAAACAGCCCCAAATCTTGAAGAATCATTAGACAGAGTCTTATTGGATGAGGAATTCCGTCAAATTGCTGAGGCTGTTCCCTATGATCAGATTTATCAGCTCATTGAACTACTAAATAAGACTCAACAAGATATGCGATGGACCAACCATCCGAGAATCTTTCTAGAAGTTGCAATTGTAAAGCTGTGTCAAACGGAAGCTAAGCAGATAGAGCAAATGCCTGCTGGACAACTATCTGAGCTGCTTAAGAAAATAGAACAGCTTGAGCATGAATTACAACATTTAAAAACAAATGGTTCAGTTATGGTTCAAGAAGCAGCACCGCAGGCAGCACAAAAGCCTTCGCAAAGAAGTTCAAGAAAAGGGTTCCAGCCAGCAGTTGGAAGAATAAATGAAGTTTTAAAGAATGCAACAAAGAATGACATTAATCAAATTAAGAGTAAATGGGGCGAAATGAGAGGAAGATTAATGAAGTCTCATGCAGCCTTATTAAATGAAGCGGAGCCAGCTGCTGCTTCGGCTGATGCTTTTATTTTAAAATTTAAACATGAAATTCACTGTCAAATGGCAATGGATAATAACCGTTTTGTCGAGACGATTACTCTTGCTCTACAAGAATTAACAGGAAATAGATACCTTGTTCTAGGGGTGCCCGAAGAACAGTGGCTATCGATACGAGAAAACTTTTTAAGCACACAGCATCATGTCGAGGGAGAAGTTTCTGGATCGAACCAGGAAGAAGAGCCGCATATAGCAGAGGCAAAAAACCTGTTTGGTGCTGAATTTGTAGAAATTATTGATTAA
- the tadA gene encoding tRNA adenosine(34) deaminase TadA yields the protein MTIDEISDELYMKEAIKEAKKAEALNEVPIGAIVVIDGKIISRAHNLRESKQSAVAHAEILAIEHACKLVGSWRLENASLYVTLEPCAMCSGAIILSRVKRVVYGAADPKGGCAGTFMNLLQDERFNHQSEVTSGVLEEECGQLLSDFFRQLREKRKIAKKQSLQ from the coding sequence ATGACGATAGATGAAATTTCTGATGAATTATATATGAAGGAAGCCATAAAGGAAGCGAAAAAGGCAGAAGCATTAAACGAGGTGCCAATCGGAGCCATCGTCGTAATAGATGGGAAAATTATTTCCCGAGCACATAATCTACGTGAAAGTAAACAAAGTGCGGTTGCCCATGCAGAAATTTTGGCTATTGAACATGCATGTAAGCTAGTAGGCTCATGGCGTCTGGAGAATGCGAGCCTTTATGTCACACTTGAGCCCTGTGCGATGTGCTCGGGTGCGATTATCTTATCAAGAGTCAAGAGAGTTGTTTATGGTGCTGCAGATCCAAAGGGAGGCTGTGCAGGTACATTCATGAACCTCCTGCAGGATGAACGTTTCAATCATCAAAGTGAAGTAACGAGCGGTGTACTGGAGGAAGAGTGTGGTCAGTTACTATCAGACTTCTTTCGTCAGCTTCGAGAAAAACGAAAAATAGCAAAAAAACAATCCTTACAGTAA
- a CDS encoding glycoside hydrolase family 18 protein, with amino-acid sequence MQIHVVRANESLTTIARAYNTTVNDIVEANDIPNPNNLVVGQAMVIPIVGSFYYVQPGDSLWSIGQKVGVPYQQIASANRISLNQQLYVGFRLYIPPIPKRRGEFNAYVEPRGTSVSPILETSAREAGPYLTYLAPFSFQALRDGSLKEPLLNNFPAIARANRNVLMMVITNQENDQFSNELGRILLNDIPVQDRFLNNIVATAKKYGFRDIHFDFEFLRPADREAYNTFLRKAKARFQREGWLLSTALAPKTSATQQGAWYEAHDYRAHGQIVDFVVIMTYEWGYSGGPAMAVSPIDQVRRVLEYAITEMPPNKILMGQNLYGYDWTLPFVQGSVAKAVSPQQAIELAAANNVPIQYDTKAQAPFFRYTADGKQHEVWFEDARSIQAKFNLIKELGIRGMSYWKLGLAFPQNWLLIVENFNVVKRG; translated from the coding sequence ATGCAAATTCATGTTGTGAGAGCAAATGAATCATTAACAACCATTGCAAGGGCATACAATACAACAGTGAATGATATAGTTGAAGCAAATGACATCCCTAATCCAAATAATCTCGTCGTCGGTCAAGCAATGGTGATTCCGATCGTTGGCAGTTTTTATTATGTACAGCCTGGAGATAGTCTATGGTCAATCGGGCAAAAAGTAGGTGTACCCTATCAACAAATTGCCTCTGCTAATCGTATTTCATTAAACCAGCAACTCTATGTCGGCTTCCGTCTTTATATTCCGCCGATACCAAAAAGAAGAGGAGAATTTAATGCTTATGTCGAACCTCGAGGCACTAGTGTTTCCCCTATTTTAGAAACTAGTGCACGGGAAGCAGGTCCCTATTTAACCTACCTTGCACCGTTCAGTTTTCAAGCTCTTCGCGATGGGTCTTTAAAGGAGCCCTTATTAAATAATTTTCCAGCCATCGCGAGAGCGAATCGAAATGTATTAATGATGGTTATAACGAACCAAGAAAATGATCAATTTAGTAATGAATTGGGTCGTATTTTACTTAATGATATTCCAGTACAAGATAGATTCTTAAATAATATTGTTGCCACTGCAAAGAAATATGGGTTTAGAGATATTCATTTTGATTTTGAATTTTTACGTCCGGCAGACCGTGAAGCCTATAATACATTTTTAAGAAAGGCAAAAGCCCGGTTTCAAAGGGAAGGCTGGTTATTGTCAACGGCGCTGGCACCGAAAACTAGTGCTACACAACAAGGAGCATGGTATGAAGCCCATGATTATCGGGCTCACGGTCAAATCGTTGATTTTGTAGTTATTATGACCTATGAATGGGGCTACAGCGGTGGTCCTGCTATGGCTGTTTCACCTATTGATCAGGTCCGGAGGGTTTTAGAATATGCGATTACAGAAATGCCTCCGAATAAAATCTTAATGGGTCAGAACTTATATGGATATGACTGGACACTTCCTTTTGTTCAAGGCTCTGTCGCAAAAGCCGTCAGCCCGCAGCAAGCGATTGAACTTGCTGCTGCAAACAACGTTCCTATTCAGTATGATACAAAAGCACAGGCACCTTTCTTCCGATACACAGCAGACGGAAAGCAGCATGAGGTTTGGTTTGAGGATGCCCGCTCGATCCAAGCCAAATTTAATTTGATAAAAGAATTAGGTATTAGAGGGATGAGTTATTGGAAGCTTGGCCTGGCATTTCCGCAGAATTGGCTTTTAATTGTTGAGAATTTCAATGTGGTAAAAAGAGGTTAA
- a CDS encoding deoxynucleoside kinase, with protein sequence MGYTPFITVEGPIGVGKTSLAKAISDQFNFALLKEIVDENPFLGKFYDNIEEWSFQTEMFFLCNRYKQLGDINTHYLSKSQAVVADYHILKNLIFAQRTLNPDEYQKYYKIYQLLTEDMPKPNVIIYLNASLDTLLKRIKIRGREVEKNISPLYLEQLSLDYEQTITRFEQSHPEIPVLRFNGDELDFVKNEADLNFIIEKLIGSLKKSSTTNTR encoded by the coding sequence ATGGGGTATACTCCCTTTATTACCGTTGAAGGGCCGATTGGTGTAGGTAAAACATCTCTCGCAAAAGCCATTTCAGATCAATTTAATTTTGCTTTATTAAAAGAGATTGTCGATGAAAATCCATTTTTGGGGAAATTTTATGACAATATTGAAGAGTGGAGTTTCCAAACGGAAATGTTTTTTCTTTGCAACCGTTATAAGCAATTGGGGGATATTAATACCCATTACTTAAGTAAAAGTCAGGCTGTTGTAGCAGATTATCATATTTTAAAGAACTTAATTTTTGCCCAGAGGACCTTAAACCCCGACGAATATCAAAAATACTATAAAATATATCAGCTCCTAACGGAAGACATGCCAAAGCCAAATGTTATTATTTATCTAAATGCGAGTTTAGATACTCTTCTAAAGAGAATTAAAATAAGAGGACGCGAGGTAGAGAAAAATATCAGTCCCCTATATTTAGAACAGCTATCGCTTGACTATGAACAAACCATAACGCGCTTTGAGCAATCACATCCAGAAATTCCTGTTCTTCGCTTTAATGGTGATGAATTAGACTTTGTAAAGAATGAAGCGGACTTGAATTTTATTATTGAAAAGCTCATAGGCTCATTAAAGAAAAGCAGCACGACAAACACACGATAA
- a CDS encoding deoxynucleoside kinase codes for MSIVIGGMIGLGKTSVADTLNAYFQRSGIDSKVFYETVDDNPILPLYYELTPEELDARRIPFLLQLFFLNKRFKTVKDCVSWKDPIYTIQDRSIYEDWYFAYVNKNLGRISDLEFRIYEDLVENMMQELNELPKKAPDLMVYLKGSFDTVIDRIMARGRSFEINPELKEYYFEVWKGYDEWVINNYNASEVLIVDMDHTDVVKRPEDALRVCREVDERLKEILNMTKAHIG; via the coding sequence GTGAGTATCGTTATTGGTGGTATGATAGGTCTTGGTAAAACAAGTGTGGCTGATACATTAAATGCATATTTTCAAAGGAGCGGAATTGACAGTAAGGTTTTTTATGAGACTGTTGATGATAATCCGATTCTTCCGCTCTACTATGAATTAACGCCGGAAGAATTAGATGCAAGAAGAATCCCATTTCTCTTGCAATTATTTTTCTTAAATAAACGTTTTAAAACAGTAAAGGATTGTGTAAGCTGGAAAGACCCTATTTACACGATTCAGGATCGCTCCATCTACGAGGACTGGTACTTTGCTTATGTAAACAAAAATCTTGGCAGAATTTCTGACCTTGAATTTAGAATATATGAAGACCTTGTTGAGAACATGATGCAAGAGTTAAATGAACTTCCAAAAAAGGCTCCTGACTTAATGGTTTATTTAAAAGGTTCCTTTGATACTGTCATTGATCGAATTATGGCACGCGGCCGAAGCTTTGAAATTAATCCTGAACTGAAAGAGTATTACTTTGAAGTTTGGAAAGGTTATGATGAGTGGGTTATTAATAACTATAATGCCAGTGAAGTGCTAATCGTCGATATGGATCATACGGATGTCGTTAAGCGCCCAGAAGATGCATTAAGAGTATGCCGTGAAGTGGACGAACGCCTGAAAGAAATATTAAATATGACAAAAGCCCATATTGGTTAA
- the serS gene encoding serine--tRNA ligase, giving the protein MLDIKLLRANFAEVKEKLQHRGEDLTDLGKFEDLDQRRRDLIVEAEQLKSKRNEVSQQVAALKREKANADHLIVEMREVGDRIKVLDEELRSVEETLDLLLMSIPNIPHESVPIGESEDDNVEIKKWGQVRDFEFEAKPHWDVADHLGILDFERAGKVTGSRFVFYKGLGARLERALMNFMLDLHVDEHGYKEILPPYMVNRASMTGTGQLPKFEEDAFLIESEDYFLIPTAEVPVTNLHRDEILSGDELPIRFAAYSACFRSEAGSAGRDTRGLIRQHQFNKVELVKFVKPEDSYEELEKLTSDAERVLQLLELPYRVLSMCTGDLGFTAAKKYDIEVWIPSYGTYREISSCSNFEAFQARRANIRFRRDPKAKPEHVHTLNGSGLAIGRTVAAILENYQQADGSVVIPKVLRPYMGNKEVIAPE; this is encoded by the coding sequence ATGTTAGACATTAAATTATTACGAGCTAATTTTGCTGAGGTTAAGGAAAAGCTCCAGCACCGTGGGGAGGACCTGACAGACCTAGGAAAGTTCGAAGACTTAGATCAGCGCAGACGTGATTTAATCGTCGAGGCAGAACAATTAAAAAGCAAACGCAATGAGGTTTCCCAGCAGGTAGCTGCTTTAAAGCGTGAAAAGGCCAATGCTGACCATCTTATTGTAGAAATGCGTGAGGTTGGCGATAGGATCAAAGTATTGGATGAGGAGCTCCGCAGTGTTGAGGAAACGCTCGACTTGTTGTTAATGAGCATTCCAAATATTCCACATGAAAGTGTGCCAATTGGTGAGTCAGAAGATGATAATGTGGAGATTAAAAAATGGGGTCAAGTACGGGACTTTGAATTTGAGGCAAAGCCGCACTGGGATGTTGCGGACCATCTAGGTATCCTTGACTTTGAGCGTGCGGGCAAGGTTACAGGCAGCCGTTTCGTTTTTTATAAAGGTCTCGGAGCCCGCTTAGAGCGTGCATTAATGAACTTTATGCTTGACCTGCATGTAGATGAGCATGGCTACAAAGAAATATTGCCGCCATATATGGTAAACCGCGCGAGTATGACTGGTACAGGTCAACTTCCAAAATTTGAAGAAGATGCGTTTTTAATTGAAAGTGAAGATTATTTCTTAATTCCAACAGCAGAGGTGCCAGTTACCAACCTCCACCGTGATGAAATATTAAGCGGAGATGAGCTTCCAATCCGCTTTGCAGCCTATAGTGCATGCTTCCGTTCTGAGGCTGGTTCTGCGGGGCGGGACACACGTGGATTAATCCGCCAGCACCAGTTCAATAAGGTAGAGCTAGTGAAGTTTGTTAAGCCAGAGGATTCTTATGAGGAACTTGAAAAGTTGACAAGTGATGCGGAACGCGTGCTTCAATTACTTGAATTACCTTATCGAGTGTTAAGCATGTGTACGGGTGACCTTGGCTTTACGGCAGCAAAAAAGTATGATATTGAAGTATGGATCCCAAGCTATGGAACATATCGTGAGATTTCTTCTTGCAGTAACTTTGAAGCATTCCAAGCTCGCCGTGCGAATATCCGCTTCCGACGTGACCCGAAAGCGAAGCCTGAACATGTTCATACTTTAAACGGATCTGGGTTGGCAATTGGTAGAACAGTTGCAGCTATCTTGGAAAATTACCAGCAGGCTGATGGAAGTGTGGTAATTCCTAAGGTGTTACGTCCATATATGGGAAATAAAGAAGTTATCGCACCAGAATAA
- the pdxT gene encoding pyridoxal 5'-phosphate synthase glutaminase subunit PdxT, giving the protein MVKVGVLALQGAVREHIRSLEECGAEGIAIKKVEQLREVDGLILPGGESTAMRRLIDKYGFMEALKEFAAKGKPMFGTCAGLILLAKNLVGHKPHIGVMDITVERNSFGRQVDSFEADLAIKDVADNFPAVFIRAPHVVEAGAEVEILSKHNDRIVAAREGQFLGCSFHPELTDRHDITAYFVEMVKEAKAKQFV; this is encoded by the coding sequence ATGGTTAAAGTAGGAGTACTTGCCTTACAAGGCGCCGTCAGGGAACATATTCGTTCTTTGGAGGAATGTGGTGCTGAGGGGATTGCCATTAAGAAGGTAGAACAGTTAAGAGAAGTAGATGGCCTCATTCTTCCTGGCGGTGAAAGCACTGCGATGAGACGCCTAATTGATAAGTATGGTTTTATGGAGGCATTAAAGGAATTTGCTGCCAAAGGTAAACCGATGTTTGGTACATGTGCTGGTCTTATTCTTTTAGCTAAAAACCTAGTTGGTCACAAGCCGCATATTGGGGTGATGGACATTACGGTCGAACGCAATTCCTTTGGACGACAGGTTGATAGCTTCGAGGCTGACCTCGCGATCAAGGATGTAGCTGACAACTTCCCTGCAGTCTTTATCCGTGCACCGCATGTCGTTGAAGCCGGAGCTGAAGTAGAAATCCTTTCAAAGCACAATGACCGTATTGTGGCAGCTCGTGAAGGACAATTCCTCGGATGTTCGTTCCATCCTGAATTAACAGACCGCCATGACATTACGGCTTACTTTGTTGAGATGGTTAAGGAAGCAAAAGCAAAACAATTTGTATAA